The sequence below is a genomic window from Microbacterium abyssi.
GACGGCGTCGGGCTCGGACGGCTACACGCTGTCGGCCGACCAGGTCGCCGGCGCACGGGCCGTCACCGAGCATCTGATCGATCTCGGCCACACCGACATCCTGCACCTCGCCGGCCCGCAGGACTGGATCGAGGCCGAGTCGCGCATGCGGGGCTATCTCGATGCGCTGCGCGAGGCCGACCTGCCGACGTTCCCGCCGATCCGGGGGGACTGGACTGCTGATTTCGGCCACTTCGCCGGCCTCGAACTGGCGCGCCGTCGCGACTTCACGGCGGTCTTCGCGGCGAACGATCTGATGGCGATCGGCCTCCTGCACGGCTTCCGGGATGCCGGGATCGACGTGCCGCGCGAGGTCAGCGTCGTCGGGTTCGACGATATTCCGGTCGCGGCACATGTCTGGCCGCCGCTGACCACCGTGCACCAGGACTTCCCTGAACTCGGGCGCCGTGCGGTGGACATCCTCCTCGCCGAGATCCGCGGAGATCAGGTACCGCAGTTCGGCGCCGTCCCGCCGCAGCTGCGCCTGCGCTCTTCCAGCGCCGCACGGTAACGCGAGTTCGCACGATCTCGAATCGGCATCGAGAATCCGGCTCCACTTGACACCGGCGTTCCGGAAGCGCAATATGGTGTCTCATGTGAACGGTCACATTGAGACCGACCGCCGAGCTATCAAGGAAGATTCGTGAGCATTACAGCAACGATGCCAGCCGTGGCGGGCCCGATCTTGGAGATGCGCAGCATCACCAAGGAGTTCCCCGGCGTGAAGGCCCTCTCCGACGTCTCGATCACCGTGCGCTCCGGTGAGATCCACGCGATCTGCGGCGAGAACGGCGCGGGCAAGTCGACGCTGATGAAGGTGCTGTCCGGGGTTTACCCGTATGGCAGCTATGACGGCGACATCCTGCTGTACGGCGAGGAGCAGCGTTTCAAGGACATCGCAGCGAGCGAGCAGGCCGGCATCGCGATCATCCACCAGGAACTCGCTCTCATCCCCGAGCTCTCGATCACCGAGAACATCTTCCTCGGCAACGAGATCGCACATTTCGGCGCGATTGACTGGCGTGCCGCGAAGACGCGTGCGATCGAACTGCTCGCGCGCGTCGGACTCGACGAGGACCCGGACATCGCGATCAAGCACCTCGGCGTGGGCAAGCAGCAGCTGATCGAGATCGCGAAGGCCCTGAACAAGGACGTCCGCCTCCTCATCCTCGACGAGCCCACCGCCGCGCTCAATGAGACAGACTCCCAGCAGCTGCTCGATCTGATCCTGGGCCTGAAGGCCAAGGGAATCGCGTCGATCATGATCAGCCACAAACTCAACGAGATCGAGCAGATCGCCGATGAGATCACGATCATCCGCGACGGACGCACCGTCGAGACACTCGACATCTCGAGCGGTGGGGTCAACGAGGATCGCATCATCCGCGGGATGGTCGGCCGCTCGCTCGAGAGCCGCTACCCGGATCGCACCCCTGAGCTCGGCGAGGTGTTCTTCGAGGTCAAGGATTGGGTCGTCCAGCATCCGACGGTGTCGGAACGCATGGTGGTGAAGGGATCCAGCATCAATGTGCGCCGGGGCGAGGTCGTCGGCATCGCGGGGCTCATGGGAGCCGGGCGCACCGAGTTCGCCATGAGCATCTTCGGCCGGTCGTACGGTACCTATCTCGGCGGGACGCTCGTCAAGGACGGCGAGGAGATCGTGCTTCCCGACGTCGCATCCGCCATCCGTCACGGCCTCGCCTACGTCAGCGAAGACCGAAAGACGCTCGGTCTCAACCTGCTCGACACCATCAAGCGTGCGATCGTCTCAGCGAAACTGTCGAAGATCGCACGCAACGGCGTCGTCGACGACCGCGAGGAGTATGCGGTCTCCGAGCGCTACCGCAAGGCGCTGCGCATCAAGACGCCGACCGTCGACGAGGGAGTTTCGAAGCTCTCCGGCGGAAACCAGCAGAAGGTGGTGCTGGCGAAGTGGATGTTCACAGATCCCGACCTGCTGATCCTCGACGAGCCCACTCGCGGCATCGACGTCGGAGCGAAGTACGAGATCTACTCGATCATCAACGAGCTCGCCGCAGCCGGTAAGGGCGTCATCGTCATCTCCAGCGAACTGCCCGAACTGATGGGCATCTCCGACCGCATCTACACGATCTTCGAGGGGCGCGTCACCGACTGCATCCTCGCTGACCAGGCAACTCCGGAGGCGCTCATGCGCAGCATGACCTCCACGAACCAGAAGGCGACCGCATGAGCACCAGCACGACACCGACCGAGAAGCGCGGCTTCCACTTCGGCGATATCAAGAAGATGCTGGGCGGCAATGGCACATCGTCGCTGCGCCAGTTCGGGATTCTGGGAAGCCTGCTGGCGATCGTCCTGTTCTTCCAGGTCGTCACGATGATGCGCAACCCCAACGGCGCCACGCTCTCGCCGAACAACCTCATCAACGTCATCAACCAGTACTCCTTCATCCTGATCCTCGCGATCGGGATGGTGATGGTGATCATCATGGGCCACATCGACCTCTCGGTCGGTTCTGTGGCGGCATTCACCGGGATCATCGTCGCCAAGGCGATGACCGACTGGAGCCTTCCCTGGCCGCTGGCGATCGTTCTGGGTCTGGTCGTGGGAGCTCTGGTCGGCGCCTGGCAGGGATTCTGGGTGGCCTACGTCGGGGTGCCGGCGTTCATCGTGACCCTGGCGGGCATGCTCTTCTTCCGCGGTGCGAACCAGTTCATCGGCCAGTCCACGACGGTGCCGGTGCCGAAGGAGTTCGTCATCATCGGTGCCGGGTACATGCCCGAGATCCCGATCCCCGGCATGAACTTCAACGTGCCGACGATGATCCTCGCCGTCCTCGCCGTCGGCTGGGTGGTCTTCTACGAGCTGCGCACCCGTCGAATCCAGCGCCGCATGGGATCGGAGACCGCTCCGACATGGGTCATGGCCACCAAGATCATCGTGCTGTCGGTCATCATCCTCGGCGCCGGCTGGCTGTTCGCCACCGGACGTCCGGGAACGAGCTTCCCGATCTCGGGTCTGATCCTGCTCGCGCTGGTGATCCTGTACACCTTCATCACCCGCAACACGATCTTCGGACGTCACATCTACGCGGTCGGCGGCAACAGGCAGGCTGCACGGCTCTCGGGCGTGAAGGACCGCTGGGTCGACTTCTTCGTCATCATGAACATGTCGGTGCTCGCCTCTCTGGCGGGAATGATCTTCGTCGCACGTTCGCAGGCCTCCGGCCCCGGTGACGGCAACATGTGGGAGCTCGACGCGATCGCGGCCGTCTTCATCGGCGGCGCGGCAGTCTCCGGCGGCATCGGCACCGTGATCGGCTCGATCATCGGTGGTCTTGTGATGGCCTTCCTGAACAACGGCATGGCTCTGCTCGGGCTTTCCGCCGATGTCGTCTCGATGGTCAAGGGCCTCG
It includes:
- the mmsA gene encoding multiple monosaccharide ABC transporter ATP-binding protein gives rise to the protein MPAVAGPILEMRSITKEFPGVKALSDVSITVRSGEIHAICGENGAGKSTLMKVLSGVYPYGSYDGDILLYGEEQRFKDIAASEQAGIAIIHQELALIPELSITENIFLGNEIAHFGAIDWRAAKTRAIELLARVGLDEDPDIAIKHLGVGKQQLIEIAKALNKDVRLLILDEPTAALNETDSQQLLDLILGLKAKGIASIMISHKLNEIEQIADEITIIRDGRTVETLDISSGGVNEDRIIRGMVGRSLESRYPDRTPELGEVFFEVKDWVVQHPTVSERMVVKGSSINVRRGEVVGIAGLMGAGRTEFAMSIFGRSYGTYLGGTLVKDGEEIVLPDVASAIRHGLAYVSEDRKTLGLNLLDTIKRAIVSAKLSKIARNGVVDDREEYAVSERYRKALRIKTPTVDEGVSKLSGGNQQKVVLAKWMFTDPDLLILDEPTRGIDVGAKYEIYSIINELAAAGKGVIVISSELPELMGISDRIYTIFEGRVTDCILADQATPEALMRSMTSTNQKATA
- the mmsB gene encoding multiple monosaccharide ABC transporter permease; the protein is MSTSTTPTEKRGFHFGDIKKMLGGNGTSSLRQFGILGSLLAIVLFFQVVTMMRNPNGATLSPNNLINVINQYSFILILAIGMVMVIIMGHIDLSVGSVAAFTGIIVAKAMTDWSLPWPLAIVLGLVVGALVGAWQGFWVAYVGVPAFIVTLAGMLFFRGANQFIGQSTTVPVPKEFVIIGAGYMPEIPIPGMNFNVPTMILAVLAVGWVVFYELRTRRIQRRMGSETAPTWVMATKIIVLSVIILGAGWLFATGRPGTSFPISGLILLALVILYTFITRNTIFGRHIYAVGGNRQAARLSGVKDRWVDFFVIMNMSVLASLAGMIFVARSQASGPGDGNMWELDAIAAVFIGGAAVSGGIGTVIGSIIGGLVMAFLNNGMALLGLSADVVSMVKGLVLLFAVGIDVWNKQQGRPSIIGFLTRRRARTDDFGSSTLQTPVADGANGKKETSAR
- a CDS encoding LacI family DNA-binding transcriptional regulator, coding for MASSGERARVPSIRDVARLAGVSHQTVSRVLNEHPSIRPETRKRVEDAISVLDYKPNLAARALVTSRTRTIGVLSATIGEFGPTSSIASIEDAARAEGYSVTTVNLPTTTAEAIGDAIRQLGREQVSGIVALAPQVRVFNVLRGMAVGVPLVSLQTASGSDGYTLSADQVAGARAVTEHLIDLGHTDILHLAGPQDWIEAESRMRGYLDALREADLPTFPPIRGDWTADFGHFAGLELARRRDFTAVFAANDLMAIGLLHGFRDAGIDVPREVSVVGFDDIPVAAHVWPPLTTVHQDFPELGRRAVDILLAEIRGDQVPQFGAVPPQLRLRSSSAAR